The Anaerobranca californiensis DSM 14826 region GGCCCTTTGACAAAATAAAACTCCTTTTAGATGACGATTTGGCAAAAAAAGATAATGAACATGAAAAAAGCTATACAAAATCTAAAGAAGGAATCTTTGAATGTGATGTTTCCTCATTTAAATCATGGTTTGGCAGGGAAAAGGCTAAAAGAACTATCTATATCCAGTTAAATGGCCATAAAGAAGAGTTTTTAACTGTGATAACAAGGAGTTATTTACTGGATGAACCAATTTTAACTAATCAGCAACAGAAGTCGCCCACTACTGTAAGTGTGTGATGAATGTTGCTTGATAAATTCTTCCTTTATGATATAATCAGTATTATAGGAAGGAGGTCATGTAATAGAATGGATTTAGACAATAATAATCATTCAGTATTCTTATTGTTTTATCATCTTGTTTTGGTAACTAAATATAGAAGAAAAGTTATTGATGATAATATATCGAATAGACTAAAAGAAATATTTGAAAAGATACAGGAAAATTATAATATCACATTACAAGAATGGAACCATGATAAAGACCATATCCATATATTATTCAAAGCACATCCTAATACAGGGTTGTCTAAGTTTATAAATGCATATAAAAGTGCTTCATCAAGATTGATAAAGAAAGAGTATCCTAAAATAAAAGAGCAATTATGGAAAGAATATTTTTGGTCAAGAAGTTACTGTTTGCTTGCAACAGGCGGGGTGTCAATTGAAGTAATTAAAAAATATATAGAAAAGCAAGGGAAGTAGGTGTAACTTTGCTAAAGGCTTATAAATACAG contains the following coding sequences:
- the tnpA gene encoding IS200/IS605 family transposase; the protein is MDLDNNNHSVFLLFYHLVLVTKYRRKVIDDNISNRLKEIFEKIQENYNITLQEWNHDKDHIHILFKAHPNTGLSKFINAYKSASSRLIKKEYPKIKEQLWKEYFWSRSYCLLATGGVSIEVIKKYIEKQGK